CCTTGACGTACGTGTCGCCGACGTGCACGGCGCCGGCCGCGTCGATGCCAAGCCGTTGGAGGGCCATCGCAAACAGCTCGGGCTCCGGCTTGGCGATCCCGACGCGCGACGAGACGACGATCGAGTGCAGGTGATGGCCAAGGGCCAAGTCGAGCAGGATCGCCTCGAGGCCATGGCCCCAGTCGGAGACCACGGCCACCGGAATCCCGGCGCGATAGAGCGCGTCCAGCACGTCGGGCACGTCCTCGAACAACTGCCAATGCCGTGCCTGGCCGTAGGCGTCGTAGATCGCGTCGGCCAACGGGGTCCAGCGCGGGTCGACGGCGGCCGTACCGCTGAGGCGCGCGAGCGCGTCGGCATATGCGTCCGTGAACAACCGCCGCACGTTGGCCTCGCTGTGCCAGAACGGGCCGCGATGCCAGCGCCCGGCCAGGTCGGACGACGCCGCGGCCATCGCCTCGGCCAGCATGTCGTCGGGCACGACGACGCCGACGCCGGCTGCGGCTTCGGCGGCCACGGTGCCGGGCGGCGTCAGCTCGCGGATGAGGGTCTGGCCGGCGTCGAGCAGCACGCCGCGCAACGCCGGCACATCGCCGCGGCGCGGCAGGATCAAGGCTGGATCGGCCTGAGCAGCACGACGGTCGTGTCGTCCGCCAAGCGGTCGACCGCAACCCGATAGCTGTCCTGTGCGACGACGTCGCTGGCGCCCATGGCCGCCAGGAAGTGCGCCAGCGCTTCGCGCTCCGGCGGCGGTGGGTCGTCGAGCGGCAGCGCGGCGTGGACCGGGATGACGATGCCCGGCTCGAGCTTGCCGACGATCTCCGCGGCCTTCGCCGGCGGCAGGCGCCCGGCGCCGCCGATCGGCAGCAAGAGGACGTCGATCCGGCCGAGGGCCTCGAGCTCCGACTCGGACGGCACGTGGTCGGTGGCCCCCAGGTGGCACACCGTGACGTCGTCCGCGGTGTAAACGTAGGCCGTGTTCACCTGACGCTCGTCCAGCGGCCCCAACCGCGCGGGCAGCGTTCGAACGCCGATGACGAAGACGCCCGCCTTCTCGTACTCGCCCGGGCCGTCGATCCAGCGGCCCGCGTGGACGCCCGCCGGCAGCATGGCCCGCCGGCTCACGGTGACGACGTCCGCCCGTTCGGCCGCCGCCGCGACGCCGGCCGTCGGCACCGGCGGCGGGTCGATCAGCACGGCGGCGCCGGCCGTGCGCAGTTCCACGCAACCCTCAGCGAGCCATCGGATGTCCAAGCGGTGCTCCTCGGCGGTGTCCGCCATGTGTCGGATCTGGCGTGTCGGATCTGGCGGTGCAGGATCTGCGCCGTGCGGGATGCATAGCGTGGGCGAAGATGCGGCGCGGGATCGGGGGAACTGCCGGAACGACGTCAGCTGCCGGAATCCAGCGCATCCTTCAGGTCGGAGATGTAGATCACGACGTCTGCCGTCTGATGTTGCTCGGCCAGCCAGTCCTGCACCCGCTGCTCCCGCAACTTCAGCGCAAGCTCCGGATCGATGGCCCGCGCCGGATCCGTTTCGGTCACCTCGACGATGTGAAAGCCGAAGTCCGTCTTCACGACACCCGATCGCTGGCCGGACTGCAGGCCGGCGATCACGGCCTCGAGTTCGGCGCTCGGCAGGTTGCTGAAGCCGTCGATGATCGGCACCCAGCCGAGGTCGCCGCCGCCGCTCGCCGAGACCTCGTCTTTGGACGTGTCCGACGCGACCGTCGCAAATTCCTCGCCCGCGTCGAGCCTCGCCAGTGCGGCCGTGCAGTCCGCTTCCGTGATGCACAGGATGTGCCGGGCGTGGCCGAAGAGAGCGGTCGACGGCACATCGCGGCTGATCTCCTCGACGAACTTGCGGCCGACGATCGCCTGGCGCTCCATCGCAAAGACGTCGGCTTCCGAGACACCGGTGGCCGCGCGCGCCGCATCGAAGTCGGCCGTCCCGCCAGCCTGCTGCCGGTACGCCGCGAGGCTGGCCTCGACCTCTTGGTTCGTCGCCGTGATCCCGCGCCGGGCCGATTCCTGTTCGATCAGTGCCTGGTCGATGATCTCGCTCAATACGTCGCGGCGCAGCGCCAAGAGCTGGCGCTGACCGGCGTCCGTGTTGGGGTCGAGGCCCTTGTCGACATAATATCGCTGCGTGTCAAGGGCCTGCGTTTGGAAGTCCGCCAGCGGGATCGGCTGGCCGTTCACGGAGGCCGCAAGCTCGGTGGCCATCGTCGAGTCGGCGGGCGCGGTGCCGTCCGCGGTGCCCGTGTCGGCCCCGGCACCGACGACGGCCTTGCCGTTCTCGGCCGGCGCCGGCGCGTCCTCCGACGCGGCATCGCCGCCGACGTCGGCGCGACCCGATGCGTCCTCGCGGGCGGACGGGCTGCCGTCCTCCTCGCCGCCACTCGGCCGGCAGCCGGCGACGAAGCCGACGAGGAGGAGGGCACATGTGGGCACGATCCAACCATCGCGCCGCAGCGCGTGTTTCACTTGCATCTCTTGCTCCGGTTGGTGGGCGGGACGCCGCAGTATATCCGACGAGGTCGCCTAAGCAAGACGCGGGCCGCCTGGTCGGCGCACGTCGTTACGCCGAACCGTCCTCTGTGCCGTCGGACCGATGGCTTCGGCGCGCGATCCACCGCTCTCGAACGGTTCGGACGACGGTCGACGGGCCGATTCTGCGCACCTTCTGCCAGGCCGCCTCAAGCCGGTCCGACAGCCCGTCCGACGGCTGGCGCCCGAATCGCTCGGCCACGTAGGCACGCGTGATCGTGGAGATTTCCTCGTCCGCCTCGGGAATCTTCCGGGACAGCCGTCGGCTGTACTCGCTCGGGGTCTCGGCGCGTGTCGGACCCACGCCGAGCCACCGGGCAACCCTCACGACCCGCCCGTAGCTGCGCTCGGCGGCACTCATCCCGGCCAGCGGGCGCTGCCACCACCATCGGCCGCCGGCCGCGATCGCGGCGACGACGGTGATCACCGCCAGCAGCGGCCACCACCGGCCGAAGCCCTTCGCAGCCAAGGCGGCGGATTGGCCGCGCTCGGGCGACTGTTCGGCCGCCGGCGGGCGCTGGTCTTCCTCGGGCAACAGGTCCTCCGGCGGCCGGGCCGAATCGCCGGACGCCGGCGGCGCCTGTGACGCGAGCTGGCGCGCATCGTCGGCCGTTGCCGGACGGTCAAGGGCCTGCTCGTTGGCCGTCGGCTCGAACTCGATCCAGCCGTAATCGGCAAAGAACACCTCGGGCCAGGTGTGGGCGTCGAAGTCGTGCAGGCGGCGGGCGGTTCCGGTGCCGAGCTGCTCGCCCCCGGCGTAGCCGGCGGCGAGCCGGGCCGGGATGCCGAGGCTGCGCGCCAGCACAACGAACGACGTGCTGTAGTAGTCGCAATACCCCTGCTGGATGTCGAACAGGAACCAGTCCGCCTTGTCCTGGCCGCGCGGCGGGTCGGGAATCGTCTCCGTGTAGCGCATGGATCGGCGAAGGTAAGACTCGATGGCCTTCGCCTTGTCCCAGCGCGTCGGCTCTTCGCCGGCGATCGAGACCGCCAGGTCGCGCACGCGCTGGGGTACGGACTCCGGCAACTGCAGGTAACGCGCTGCCACCCAGTCCGGATCACCGGCGCGTTCGGCGCCTTGAAGCTCCGACGTGCTTGCCGCGCTGAGGTTCGACCAGACGGAGTACTGCCCCCCCTGCGGCAGAGCCGTACCGCTCTCGATCGCGAGCACGTCGCGGCCGCTGGCGGCGACCTCGAGCGTGGTGGGGATATCGAACCGATCCGGGGCGGCCAGCGCGTACAGCTGCGTAACCCCGGGCTTGAGCGTGCGCACCGTTTGCGTCACGGCCCGCGATGCTGCCCATGCGTCGCCGACCGGCTCGAGGGCGGTCGCCGTGCGCTGGTTGTCCGGCGTCCGGCGCCAGCCCTGTCCATCCCATGTGTCGAAAACCGCCATGCGGAAGTACCGCGCCGGAACGCCGTTCTGGCCGTCCAGCTCGACGTCGAACACCGGTTGGCTGCCGAGCTCAATGCTGCCGGTGAGCGGCATGGCGTTGCCGAAACTGTTGCCCTCGCCGCGGATCGGGTAGTTCAAGTTCGGGAAGTAGCGGCCGGACAGCTTGCGCGTGCGTTCGGACATGGCCGACCACGTCGCCGGCAGGTCGCGCAGGACCGCGCTCTGGATGCGCCCGGGCAGCACGAACGCCACGGCGATCGCCACGGCGGCGACGACGAGGCTGTCGCGCAGGAAGTCGAACTCCATCCCGGATCCGTGGTGAATCCGCTCGGCCTGCCAGCGCTCGAGGCGGAGCGCGATATGGGTGCGGGCGGCCAGCAGGAACGCGCACAGCATGAAGAAGCCGATATAGGCGGCGTAGCCGTTGAGCCGTGCCGAGTACAGGCTGAACACGAGCGCGAACCCGCTCGGCAGCACAGCGCCCGACCAGCTGATGTAGCGCTCGGCGAACCACGTGCAGATGTACGCCAGCAGCCACAGGAGGAGTGCCATCGTGATCGTGAAGAACAGCGCCATCATGTCCGACTGGTCGCTCGTGAGCGGCATGCCGCTGCGGGCGACGTTTGGCCAGGCAAGGTACAGGTTCCGCACGTACGCCAAGCGGTCGGTCAAAGGCAGAGCATCAAAGCCGGCCGGGGCGCTCTGGTAGTCCGACACGAGCCCGGTGGCCAGGTAGAATGTGCACGCCGTGCCGATGACAGCACTCCAGCCGTGCGCGACGAGCACCGGCATCCAGCGCCACGCCGACAACACGGCGCCAACGGCCACGCCGCCGAGGACGACCGGGGTCAGGATCGTGAGGCCGGGCACCCAGCCGGCGTTCTCGATCGACCATGCCAGGCACAGCTGCATGCACCCAACGAGAATGATGCTCACCCACCCAGAAGGTCGTCGCACGGGTCACGCTCCTCCGAGCGGCGTCCGATGCACGACACATCCCGGACACCGCTTCCTGTCGGCGGGGCGCATTCGACTGCCGACCCTCGCCCTGCACTCGTTCCGTCGGCAAGATGCTCGGCGGGTCGGGGCGGACCCAAGCACGGCCTACCATAGCAGCCGACAGCCGAACCCTCCAAGCGATGCCGCGCCGACCGGCCGATCGTCCGGCCGACCCACGCGATGATACGGCCGTGATGGCCGGGCCGTTCACCCCGCCGGCAAGCCTCGACGCGCCGCAGCGCCTTGAACTGGCCCGCTCCGCCGGGAAGCTCGCGCTGGCTGTGGCCACGGGCGTGGACCCGCGCGCCCTTGCCCGCACCACGGCCGAGATCGTCGCGGCTTGCGGCGATCCGGCGGCCGAAGCGATCGTCCGCTGGGCGGAGGCGGAAGGTATCGCCGCGCTCATCGCGCCGTCGCTGGGTCCGATGGCACCGACGGCCGTCGCTGCCGGCTTGGCGGACACGGCGCGGCGCGTTGCGGATCGCGCGGTCGTGCTGGCCGCCGACCGGGCGCGGCTGGCCGGCGCCCTCACGTCGGCGGGCGTGCCGTGGCGGCCACTCAAGGGCGCGTGGCTGGCCGACAACGCCTATCCCGACCCGACGCTGCGACCGATGGCGGACACGGACATCTACGTGCCGCCCGAGCACGTCCCGGCGGCGGACGCGGCGCTGAGCGGTATGGGCTATCGACACGCCGGCACGAGCTGGAAGCACGACGCGTACGCCATGCCGGGTGCCGCCGTCGTCGACTGGCGGGGCGAGCATCCGGACAACCCGCGGCCGGTCGACGTTCATCCGCGCGTCCTGGAAGGGTTCCGAGGGCTGACGCTCGACATCGGTGCGCTCACCGCATCGCCGGAGGCGACTGCCGCGATGCCGGTCGATCCTTGGCCGGACGATGCGGCGATGCTGCTCCACATCACCGCTCACGCGACGGTGGACGCCCTCAGCCGAAAGCTGCGGCTGCTGTCCCTCGTCGATGTCGGCGTCGTCGCATCGCGCGCCACCGATCGGACATGGCAGCGGGCCGTCGACGTGGCGGCGACGCCGCATGCCGCTCGGTTCATCTGGCCGGCGCTGTACCTTGCCGCGCGCGAACTCGACGCGCATGTGCCGTGCACGGTGCTCGAAGGCCTCGCCCGACACGTCCGGGCGCCGCTGCGCCGTTGGGCTGACGGTGTCGATGTCGACCAAGTGGCCCGCGCGGGCATGGCGACCGCTCGGAGGCCGCTGCTGGAGACCCCGCGCATGTGGCCGCTCAACGCACGCGAAACCGGCACGGTGGTCCGTTGGATCGCCTGGCCGCCGCGCAGCGCGCTGGCCGATCGGTATCCGCGCCTCGCGTCATCACCGCACTGGCCGCTCGCCTTCGCGCTCCACGTCGCCGACTCGTGGCGCACCGCGCGCCACAGATGGCGGTTGCGGGACCGGTAGGACGAACGCGCGCGAGCGATCGCCCGTGCCCCGGGACGATTCCGTCCGCTCAATCCGTGCGATGCATCGGGCTTTGTGTCGCCTCGCTCAGCGCATCCATGCGCAGGATCGTCCAGAACTCGGGCCCCCGTTCAACGACGCTCTCGTACTGGTACTTCTCGAGGACCTTGTCGACCTGTGACGCGAACAGATCGGCCATCGAGGCGATGTCGTCAATGCTGAGCGGATGCTTGATCATGACCCCGCTGCGTTCACCCGGCACCCCGTGCCGCTCCGCGTAGGCCAGGAGGATCTTGGCGACGCGCGCCGGCGGGTCGATCTGGTCGTCCAGGAGTCGCTTGTTCATGGACCGCACCATCTCCGCGAGGCTGTGCAGCACGGCATCGCAGGCCGTCGGATTCGTGTGAACCATGTCCAAGAAGGCGTCGCGGTGGAGCGCGACCAGCGTGCTGTCCGCCATCGCCGTTGCGGTGGCGCTGCGCGGCTCGCCGTCCAGCAGCGCAAAGCCGCCGAAGGAATCGCCGGGATAGAGGCTGACGAGCGTCAACACCTGCCCGGTCGGCGAAGTTGTCGTGATGCGCACCTCGCCGGAGTCGACGATGAACAGCTCGCTCCCCCGCTCGCCCTCGTCGAAGACGATGGTGCCGGCTGCGATCTGCCGGCGCTGGGTAAGGTCGGCCAGTGTCTCGAGCGCGGTGTCGCTCAGGCCGGAGGTGAGGAAGCAGCGACGAAGCGCATCGGAGGCTCGTGACATGGGTATGGGCTCTCTCTCGGCAACGGCGGAACGGACGAACGGACTCGAAACGCATTGTGCGGAGTTTGGCGGTGATGCGCAAGGGTCGCCGCTTGCTCAGTCGCCCGCCACTGCCACGGCATACACCTCCGCCGTCGCCAACGCCGTCCGTCGCCACGTGGCCGTCGCGGCATGCGCGCGGCCGTCCTCACCCAACCGCGCGCGCAGCGACGCATTCGTTCCGAGTGCCGCGAGCGCGAGTTCGAGCGCCGTGCCGGCCGTCGGGTCCGCCACCAGCGCCCCGCACGGCGCGGCGTCCCTCAACCCGCCGCGGCCGGACGACACGACCGGGCATCCCGAGGCCAGCGCCTCGAGCGCCGTCAGACCGAAGCCCTCGTGCAGCCCGACGCAGGCCGTCAGCTCAGCGCCGGCGTAGAGCGCGTGGAGCGTCGCGTCGTCGACCGGGCCGATGGGCAGAACGCGTTCTGCGACGCCAAGCGCCGCGGCGGTCGCGCGCACGCCGGCGTCCGCGTCGCCCTCCGGGCCGACGAGGACCAGGTTCGGCACCGGCTCGCCGACTTGACGGTGGACATGCGCGTACGCCTCCACCAGCCGAACGACGTTCTTCAACACGGTGCACGCCCCGACATGCAGCCACCACCGCCGGCCGACGACGCCGGCCAGTTCGTCCGACAGTGGCGCGGGCGGCTGCATCCAGTGCTCGCCGGCGCCCGGTCGGACGATGCGCATCCGGGTCGCGGTGTGCGGCCAGCGCCGGAGGACCGCTTCGCCCGTCGAGCGCGACACGCACACGATGGCCGTCGCCCGCGGTACGGACGCGCGGAGCCAAAGGCCGGCCAGCCAGCGTTCGCGGTACGGGAAGAGCGCCGGCACGTCGATCACGGCCGTGTCGTGCACGGTGACGACCGTCGGGCGGTCGTGGCGAAGCGGCGCGCGGCCGGTCGTCGCGTGAAAGAGCGCGATGCCCGGTTGCCGAGCCTGTCGGGCGGCTTCCCACTGCAGCCAGGCCAGGGTCGGGCGGCGGATCAATGCCGGCGGCGGCGGCGCGATGTGCGCGCGTGGGCTCGGACCCTGACCGGCGTGGAACCGGGCCAACCAGGCATCCGGCCGATTCGTCAGCGGCACGACGGTCAGGGGGCGGCCGGCGGCGCGGTCGGGCAGGTGCGCGATCAGCTCGGCCACATACCGTCCGACGCCGCCCGTTCCCGGCCGCACCGGGCTGGCGTCGACGGCCACGACCAGCGGCCGTGTCAACGCGTTCGCGTGCGGACCGTCACCCCGTCGGCGGTGGCGATGAACGCGGTATCCGCGAGTCCGAGGAACAGCCCCGTGGCCACGACGCCGGGCCGTTCGCGCAGCGCGCGCTCGACTTCCGCACCGTTGGCAATGCCCGCGGCGAACCGGCAGTCGAGGATCAGGAGCTGGTCGTCCGTGACGACGGCCTCCCCGTCCGGCCGAAGACGCAGCGTCGGTTCGGCACCGAGGGCGCGGATGGCGCGCAGGTGGGTCTGCCAGGCGAAGGGGACGATCGCCACCGGCAGCGGTGCCCTCGTGCCGAGTCGATCGACGACCTTGCTACCGTCCGCCACCACGACGAACCGCGCGGCGGCCCGCGCGACGATCTTCTCCCGCAGGAGCGCAGCGCCGAGCCCCTTGATCAAGTCGATCGAAGGATCGATCTCGTCCGCGCCGTCGATCGCCAGATCGAGCTCGGGCACGACGGCGAGCGTGGCCAGCGGGATGCCGAGCGCACCGGCGAGCCGCTCGGTGGCCGTCGATGTCGGGACCGCGACGATGTCCCGGAGCTCGCCCGTCGCCAGCCGACGCCCGACGGCGCGCGTCGCCCAGTCGGCCGTCGAGCCCGTGCCGAGGCCGAGGCGCATGCCGCTGAGGACGAGCGCGGCGGCAGCCTCGCCGGCCGACTCCTTGGCGGCGTCGATGGCGCTGGAATGGCGCGTCTGGTCGGCGGTTTCGTTCCCGGTCACATCCGTGCTCGCTCGGTGCCGTTCTGTTCCATCGAACT
Above is a window of Candidatus Avedoeria danica DNA encoding:
- a CDS encoding HAD-IA family hydrolase; the protein is MILPRRGDVPALRGVLLDAGQTLIRELTPPGTVAAEAAAGVGVVVPDDMLAEAMAAASSDLAGRWHRGPFWHSEANVRRLFTDAYADALARLSGTAAVDPRWTPLADAIYDAYGQARHWQLFEDVPDVLDALYRAGIPVAVVSDWGHGLEAILLDLALGHHLHSIVVSSRVGIAKPEPELFAMALQRLGIDAAGAVHVGDTYVKDVVGARAAGIAAVLIDRERRHESLDCTVVHDLRELIELLGL
- a CDS encoding MBL fold metallo-hydrolase codes for the protein MELRTAGAAVLIDPPPVPTAGVAAAAERADVVTVSRRAMLPAGVHAGRWIDGPGEYEKAGVFVIGVRTLPARLGPLDERQVNTAYVYTADDVTVCHLGATDHVPSESELEALGRIDVLLLPIGGAGRLPPAKAAEIVGKLEPGIVIPVHAALPLDDPPPPEREALAHFLAAMGASDVVAQDSYRVAVDRLADDTTVVLLRPIQP
- a CDS encoding peptidylprolyl isomerase, with product MQVKHALRRDGWIVPTCALLLVGFVAGCRPSGGEEDGSPSAREDASGRADVGGDAASEDAPAPAENGKAVVGAGADTGTADGTAPADSTMATELAASVNGQPIPLADFQTQALDTQRYYVDKGLDPNTDAGQRQLLALRRDVLSEIIDQALIEQESARRGITATNQEVEASLAAYRQQAGGTADFDAARAATGVSEADVFAMERQAIVGRKFVEEISRDVPSTALFGHARHILCITEADCTAALARLDAGEEFATVASDTSKDEVSASGGGDLGWVPIIDGFSNLPSAELEAVIAGLQSGQRSGVVKTDFGFHIVEVTETDPARAIDPELALKLREQRVQDWLAEQHQTADVVIYISDLKDALDSGS
- a CDS encoding DUF4129 domain-containing protein translates to MSIILVGCMQLCLAWSIENAGWVPGLTILTPVVLGGVAVGAVLSAWRWMPVLVAHGWSAVIGTACTFYLATGLVSDYQSAPAGFDALPLTDRLAYVRNLYLAWPNVARSGMPLTSDQSDMMALFFTITMALLLWLLAYICTWFAERYISWSGAVLPSGFALVFSLYSARLNGYAAYIGFFMLCAFLLAARTHIALRLERWQAERIHHGSGMEFDFLRDSLVVAAVAIAVAFVLPGRIQSAVLRDLPATWSAMSERTRKLSGRYFPNLNYPIRGEGNSFGNAMPLTGSIELGSQPVFDVELDGQNGVPARYFRMAVFDTWDGQGWRRTPDNQRTATALEPVGDAWAASRAVTQTVRTLKPGVTQLYALAAPDRFDIPTTLEVAASGRDVLAIESGTALPQGGQYSVWSNLSAASTSELQGAERAGDPDWVAARYLQLPESVPQRVRDLAVSIAGEEPTRWDKAKAIESYLRRSMRYTETIPDPPRGQDKADWFLFDIQQGYCDYYSTSFVVLARSLGIPARLAAGYAGGEQLGTGTARRLHDFDAHTWPEVFFADYGWIEFEPTANEQALDRPATADDARQLASQAPPASGDSARPPEDLLPEEDQRPPAAEQSPERGQSAALAAKGFGRWWPLLAVITVVAAIAAGGRWWWQRPLAGMSAAERSYGRVVRVARWLGVGPTRAETPSEYSRRLSRKIPEADEEISTITRAYVAERFGRQPSDGLSDRLEAAWQKVRRIGPSTVVRTVRERWIARRSHRSDGTEDGSA
- a CDS encoding nucleotidyltransferase family protein; translation: MAGPFTPPASLDAPQRLELARSAGKLALAVATGVDPRALARTTAEIVAACGDPAAEAIVRWAEAEGIAALIAPSLGPMAPTAVAAGLADTARRVADRAVVLAADRARLAGALTSAGVPWRPLKGAWLADNAYPDPTLRPMADTDIYVPPEHVPAADAALSGMGYRHAGTSWKHDAYAMPGAAVVDWRGEHPDNPRPVDVHPRVLEGFRGLTLDIGALTASPEATAAMPVDPWPDDAAMLLHITAHATVDALSRKLRLLSLVDVGVVASRATDRTWQRAVDVAATPHAARFIWPALYLAARELDAHVPCTVLEGLARHVRAPLRRWADGVDVDQVARAGMATARRPLLETPRMWPLNARETGTVVRWIAWPPRSALADRYPRLASSPHWPLAFALHVADSWRTARHRWRLRDR
- a CDS encoding Crp/Fnr family transcriptional regulator; protein product: MSRASDALRRCFLTSGLSDTALETLADLTQRRQIAAGTIVFDEGERGSELFIVDSGEVRITTTSPTGQVLTLVSLYPGDSFGGFALLDGEPRSATATAMADSTLVALHRDAFLDMVHTNPTACDAVLHSLAEMVRSMNKRLLDDQIDPPARVAKILLAYAERHGVPGERSGVMIKHPLSIDDIASMADLFASQVDKVLEKYQYESVVERGPEFWTILRMDALSEATQSPMHRTD
- a CDS encoding glycosyltransferase family 4 protein, with protein sequence MTRPLVVAVDASPVRPGTGGVGRYVAELIAHLPDRAAGRPLTVVPLTNRPDAWLARFHAGQGPSPRAHIAPPPPALIRRPTLAWLQWEAARQARQPGIALFHATTGRAPLRHDRPTVVTVHDTAVIDVPALFPYRERWLAGLWLRASVPRATAIVCVSRSTGEAVLRRWPHTATRMRIVRPGAGEHWMQPPAPLSDELAGVVGRRWWLHVGACTVLKNVVRLVEAYAHVHRQVGEPVPNLVLVGPEGDADAGVRATAAALGVAERVLPIGPVDDATLHALYAGAELTACVGLHEGFGLTALEALASGCPVVSSGRGGLRDAAPCGALVADPTAGTALELALAALGTNASLRARLGEDGRAHAATATWRRTALATAEVYAVAVAGD
- the rpiA gene encoding ribose-5-phosphate isomerase RpiA; translation: MEQFDGTERHRASTDVTGNETADQTRHSSAIDAAKESAGEAAAALVLSGMRLGLGTGSTADWATRAVGRRLATGELRDIVAVPTSTATERLAGALGIPLATLAVVPELDLAIDGADEIDPSIDLIKGLGAALLREKIVARAAARFVVVADGSKVVDRLGTRAPLPVAIVPFAWQTHLRAIRALGAEPTLRLRPDGEAVVTDDQLLILDCRFAAGIANGAEVERALRERPGVVATGLFLGLADTAFIATADGVTVRTRTR